The Bartonella grahamii subsp. shimonis region ATCCCGATCCTGATTATCCATTAGTTCCACCGGTTGGTCGTTCTGGGCGTTCAATTGGTGGTGGACAGGGGTATTCCATTGCTGGTGTTAATGAATTTGATGATTTGATTGATGATATTTACCAATTTTCAGAGGCACAAGGATTGGAAATTGATACCCTCATTCATGAAGAAGGAGCAGGTCAGTTTGAAATTAATTTACGTCATGGTGATCCTATTGAATTAGCGGATCAAGTTTTTATGTTTAAACGAACAATTCGTGAAGCAGCTCTAAAACATAATATGTATGCAACTTTTATGGCAAAACCCATTCAAGGGCAGCCGGGTTCTGCTATGCATATTCACCAATCGGTTGTTGATAAGAAAACCGGTATGAATATTTTTACACAGGAAAATGGTGAAGAAAGTATCTGTTTTCGCCATTTTATTGGTGGATTGCAAAAACATATGCCAGGGGTACTCGTGATGCTTGCGCCTTATGTGAATTCTTATCGACGTCTTGTTCCTGATAATTCGGCGCCCGTTAATTTGCGATGGGGATATGATAATCGTACGACAGCTTTTCGTGTTCCCCGTTCTGCTCCTCAAGCGCGGCGTGTTGAGAATAGACTTCCTTCATCAGATGCGAATCCTTATTTAGCCTTAGCAGCTTCTTTAGCGTGTGGTCTCATTGGTTTGCAACAAAAAATTGAGCCGGATGAGCCTGCTACAAATAATGTAAACGCTGATAATATTGAGTTACCGCGTGGACTCATTGAGGCCGTCAATTTGTTTGAACAA contains the following coding sequences:
- a CDS encoding glutamine synthetase family protein; amino-acid sequence: MAVKNGKQTKSKNFKPISRFLKSLRGVHNWEQVSQWLAFRKVEDIECITPDQAGVPRGKMMLSKKFTSETSLALPSAVFMATISGDYPEDGHGFEYPKADGDLRLEPDLSTLSIVPWEDAPTAQVICDLVYQNGQVVDYTPRNVLRTVVHLYTKMGLSPVVSPEIEFYLVQKNPDPDYPLVPPVGRSGRSIGGGQGYSIAGVNEFDDLIDDIYQFSEAQGLEIDTLIHEEGAGQFEINLRHGDPIELADQVFMFKRTIREAALKHNMYATFMAKPIQGQPGSAMHIHQSVVDKKTGMNIFTQENGEESICFRHFIGGLQKHMPGVLVMLAPYVNSYRRLVPDNSAPVNLRWGYDNRTTAFRVPRSAPQARRVENRLPSSDANPYLALAASLACGLIGLQQKIEPDEPATNNVNADNIELPRGLIEAVNLFEQDTAIHAILGDVFVSTYAAIKRQEFETFMEVISPWEREYLLLNV